The genome window GGCTGTTTAGTTCACTTTAGGGAAATGGAATGAAATATAGAGAAATAAACAAGAATAAAGGAAAAGAGCAATGTTGATCCTGACTTGTTTTACTTGTTTGGTTATGATCTGaaaatgaaatcaaaaaatttagttgTGTGGTTTTGATttggaaataaaatcaaaaaattatatgatcatCTTTTTATTGATTCTTCCTGATTTCAAAagagtcaaatatatttatgtttaataaCAATgttgttatttatattttataaattaatatactttattattttaaaatatcattaactttttaaattaatcaacatataaaccatatcaattttttaattttttaaaattaaattaaaaagtagttttgatatataaaattttcttacatattaattttataaaacgtATTACAACAGTGTTGTTAAAAGTAGaaatcggacttagtcggtgaaaCCACCATCCAGAGATTAATTTAATAATCGAGGATCAATCAGAATGATTTCTCGGACCATTAAtcggaatcaatttaatattatttttaaattatatataattattttataatatagtatagatatataatattataaagtcaAAAGAGCATAAATTTTATGCTCCCTAGTCCCTCTATCCccttcaattgtttacattgtgGGACAGGGGCTCAGCACACAATTTAAGCTCTCATAAGATATAGTTAGATAAATATTTCAAAcctttttttcttctaatttttataaaaaaaggaatttttttttaaaagttgtgAACCTGTACGTTCGatgcatcttaaaatacgtgtcaaacacttgaaaaaaaatgtaaagaacTAAGAGGTCAGAGGGAGTATCACAAAATATCACCTATAATATGTATAACAATATCATtagcaaaattatataaataattttaagttatcagacaaaatattatttatttatttatttatacttaaattaaaatttttaaaaataattattttttatgattgaCCGATTATTTACCAATTTTTGACTGATTGCTCTTGTTTAGGTAAAAAAATTAGGGTTTGAAAATCCGCCTCCTATCCGTTTGTCTTGCCTTTTTTCAAGCTAGCTGGGGCCTTCCACTGGTTTCTTCTCTGGTGCAAATCCCTAACCCCTTTGTTTTCTTTCATTTCGCTGATTTTCTTCAATAAAACTCAActttttgggtgtttgtgtgtctgTCCTTTTCGAGCGTGTTTGGTTAATTTGTCTCTCCTTTTAGagtgttttgttatgtttttgtttagttatgttTTGATTCATTCGATGTCGGATTTATAGAGAATgattttattgatgtttttggGATATGGAAAGCCCGCGTCAAATATGGTGGTAATTATGGCAAGAGCTCACATTTCACAACCAAAAATTGTTCATCCATTTGTGATTTACACTTTCGACATGTCTATAGCTAGTATCGGGCATCTAGATAGCTGGGGTGTTGCTCCTCCAATCTCAGTTTATGAGATTAGAGTTTCTGAACACTGTTCAAACAATGACGTTTATGTGATAAAGTCAATGGTGATGATGTTGTTCAAGTGATGTTGGTGCAATCTGGATCGCTTAGAAGAgttttgatttcattttttgagaattttaaattctatgtcaaacgatcaggaaacaaatcaactgattatttttagtatgttatATGTTTTCCAACTGAGAAGTACTAAGTGCACATATTTGTGTAcataaatttgtacataatgacaagGTAATTGATGTGGAATATTTTAGTTGGGGTGGTTACTGTGAATACAGAggtcattccaattaaaactcaccacatatcattatgtacaaaattttgtgcaCAGAATATTTTCCTTTCCAATCTGATTTATGTTCTGATTAAtgaaattgtttttattttgtgtaaaaaaaatatatcaatttttgaCTAATAAATTTTGGCTAATTTTTTGGAAAACCAATTTTCACAATCAAGACAGAACATGTCCAAACAGTCCAAAAAATGATTATTGGGTATTAATCTACCAAATGAGttcaattgttttattttattagttagaTCCCGTGTTGTAAAAAGTGGGAATCTGACTTAACCAGTAAAATCATGGAATAAGAATTAATCAAGAAGGGATTAATCAAATTGATAAGGTATTAATTGGACGAGATACAGAATAAGAGCAAGTCTAATAGGTTACCTAAACTTgctcctaaactcacatttaggtatACTAAAAAAAAGCACTCCAACACTCTCGTAGTGGTTacttaaatcactagcacaacctcAAATCTACTAgccattatctatttataattaaCCCCTagtcattacctatttaatatttatgaataaaataatcatctctcttctttttttgttgTCTTTTCCCTCCCTTTCCTCATTCTCTctcccaaatttattattaaaataatcttaggagaacaaatataagAATTGCTATTGGAGTTATACTAAAAGTAGATTACTTAAATCACTAAGGGCTCATTTGTTTAGTTCTGAATGGAGCTTAATGATGCTAAGCTGAGCGATTCCTCTCATTCAGGTTATTTGCTGTTTCTTCGAAATTGTCTGATCCAATCTTATAGTAACTGCTTAGCGATTCATTTACAAATTCCTGCATGACCCATTCGTAAGCTTTCACTTGTATTCTCGCAGATGCCTAGTCGCTTGATatgcttttttaaaaatttgtgatGAATTTATTTCACAAGTACGtgcatataattattatattttctgtcaataatttggttttttgaattcatataatttttcaaataaattttattaaaagacttatttgagaaattatttatttatattttgtttattattaaatatcatatagAGATCGTGCACATAAAAATTgtcaaataattttatatagtaagtcgcataaaataaaaacaatgtcATCCAGATatcatgaaaaatatcaaatgataattttaattcaGATTCAGATTTTTGATTGATTCAGATTATTATTACTAATtcagataaaaattattctgaTTTGTCAAATCatccataaaatttattagaattgattattttatattgttaataagTAATGAGATAAGTAAGGAACCGATGATCCATTTTTTTGAAACGAGGTTAACCAAACCCTATTAACTTTAAATTTAAGCCCATGAAAAAGAAGAGAGGAGACTAATAGAATCGGAGAGAGAATGGCGACGTGGAGGACGCAAGTACACAGAATGGTGTGAGAGAATCAGAGATAGGCAGGCAATGAGTGGAGTGGGAATCTTTCCGTGTTTTCAAATAAGGTGAGATCCTCCTGCAATCAAGAATCTCGCTGCCTCCCTCTTTTCATCACACCCACATGTATATGAATATCTTCCATTTACTTACATTTTGAAGAAAAGACATGTGTCCAGGAGTGACACACATCTCGTCTCAACAAGCGGACGACACACGACCAGCCACTCAAACTTAACTCAAACCCCACTTTCATTTTCAAGCGATTCACATACGTGGGGTCTTTAATTCCCTTATTTGTACAAGTAGGCTTGCTGTGCTGTGTGTTTCTCCTCCTCGGCTCAATGGCGACTTACTGGTCATCCCCTCCGACTATCCAGCCGCAGCAGCAGAAGCAGCTTGTTCATACACACACACTTCTATTACATCCTGCGTATTCTCGGTTCAAGTACCCCCCACCTCGTACCAGAAATGCTAGTTTGTTTATCAGGTGTAGTGATACCAGCAGTGCCCCCGCAGAAACGAGTAGCAAGAGTAACGTAATTAGTACTAGGAGGTCAGTGGAGGCGCCCAAGATTAAAAGCCCCAAGCTTGGAAAAAACAAGATTCAATTGAAGGTTAAAGACCAGAAGAATAAGGTTGTTGATGTGAGGACTATGTATCAGAATGGGGATCCTTTGGGGCGCAGGGATCTGGGGAAGCCTGTGGTGAAATGGGTTTCTCAGGGGATGAAGGCTATGGCGTCTGATTTCGCTACGGCGGAGATTCAGGGGGAGTTCTCTGAGGTTCAGCAGAAAATGGGGCCTGGGCTAACCTTTGTGATTCAGTCTCAGCCTTATCTGAATGCTATTCCCATGCCTGTTGGTGTGGAAGCTGTTTGCTTTAAGGCCTGCACTCACTACCCTACCCTCTTTGATCATTTCCAGAGGGAGCTCCGGGATGTTCTCCAGGATCTCCAATCCAAGTCTTTAGTCGCCTCGTGGACTCAGACGCAGAGTTGGAAGCTCCTCAAGAAGCTGGCCACTTCAGGTATGGATGAATTGGAGCTCtattgtgtttgtgtgtttacTTTCTTTGGCTGACATTTGAGTGTATGCAGCTCAGCATAAAGCGATAGCAAGGAAGGTTTCCCAGCCGAAAGCTGTTCAGGGGGCACTAGGAATGGACATTCATAAGGTTAAGGCTATTCAGAGCAGAATTGATGACTTCACCACGAGGATGTCTGAGTTACTCCGCATAGAAAGGGACTCTGAACTGGAGTTTACCCAGCAGGAATTGGATGCGGTTCCCATGCCAGACGAGACGTCTGATATGTCTAAACCAATTGAGTTCCTGGTTACTCATGGGCAGGTTGAGCAGGAGCTCTGTGACACCATCTGTAATTTGATTGCTGTCAACACTTTCATAGGTGGCTCACATACCTAATTTTATTTATCTCTGAGCAGTATCTTTTATTGTATGTATGTCCGTGTAATTCTTCAAGGCCATGACATTCAAATGTTCCAAAACGTGTCTCTGAAAGAAAcaattgttcttttttttttgtcccaCAGGTTTGGGTGGCATGCATGTGGTGGTGTTTAGGGTGGAGGGACATCACAGATTACCCCCAACAACCCTCTCTCCAGGTGATTTGGTTTGTGTGAGGACTTGTGATAGCAGAGGTGCAGGTGCAACTTCTTGCGTACAGGGGTTTGTTAACAACCTAGGGGATGATGGATGTAGCATCAGTGTGGCATTGGAATCTAGACATGGTGATCCCACTTTTTCTAAGCTCTTTGGTAAGAGCATACGCATCGACCGCATTTATGGATTGGCTGATACACTCACATATGAGGTATCTTTCTCTGTTTGTGAATGCATAaactttttgtattttaaatgcACTTGGTTATCACGTTACATTCAAGCTAAAGAATATTGATTATAACTGCAGCATGCATGTCAATGTGGAATATTGTATCAAACTGTTTGTCCTATGCTCTTATAGTTCCAACTTAATCGAGTCACAGTTTTTAAAGACGTGTTTTGCTTAAGCAGTTGAACTCGAATAATCAGTACTTATGGTTGTTTAGTTGCTCAGCATAAATCCCTTACTGAATTAAAGCAGTCACACGCTTTGGAAGAAGATATTCCTCAATGTACCTTTATTTGTTTTTTGGGAAAGCCAGATCTTTAATTTCTGCCTTATTTGCTCTATTTATGTCAGCAAGAGTCATCAAATTTATCTGGTTAAGTTATCCGTCTTTACCAGAAAATCAAGCAGCACAAATTCGACTGttatttcaatttaaattatcaaagaAAGGCTGAGCATACTTTACTTGATCTTGAATCTGCAGCAGTTCTATTCTCGACTTACTGTATCTGTTATATAATTATTCATTTACTTTGTAGCGGAATTGTGAAGCCCTCATGATGCTTCAGAAGAAAGGTTTACAGAAGAAAAATTCTTCGATAGGTACCGTGGCCACATTGTTTGGCGACGAAGATGATGTTGCATGGCTGGAGGAGAATGATGTGGTAGACTGGGCTGAAGCAGAAGTAAATGGAATGTTagattttgataaatatgaCAAATCACAGCGAAGGGCAATAGCATTAGGATTAAACAAGAAGCGGCCCATGTTGATTATTCAAGGGCCACCTGGAACTGGAAAGACAGGTTTACTTAAGAAAATAATACTGCTATCTGTTGAACGTGGTGAAAGGGTTCTTGTTACTGCCCCAACTAATGCAGCAGTGGATAACATGGTTGAGAAACTTTCTGATGTTGAGATTGACATAGTGAGGGTCGGAAATCCAGCACGAATATCATCCACAGTAGCTTCAAAATCTTTGGCTGAGATTGTCGACTTTAGGCTTGAAGATTTCAGAGAAGAGTTTGAAAGGAAGAAATCTGATCTGCGAAAAGACTTGAGACAATGTTTGCGGGATGATTCTTTAGCAGCTGGAATACGCCAACTTCTAAAACAACTTGGAAAGGCATTAAAGAAGAAGGAGAAGGAGACAGTAAGGGATATATTAACAAGTGCTCAAGTTGTGCTAACAACTAACACTGGAGCAGCCGATCCACTTATCAGACGACTGGATACTTTTGACCTTGTTGTTATAGATGAAGCAGGTCAAGCCATCGAACCATCCTGCTGGATCCCAATGTTGCAGGGAAGGCGCACTATCCTTGCAGGTGATGAATGCCAGCTTGCTCCGGTGATTTTATCAAGAAAAGCCTCTGAAGGTGGTCTAGGAATATCTCTCCTAGAGAGAGCTGCAAAGTTGCATGACGGGGTTCTTGCCACAAAGTTAACTACTCAATATCGCATGAATGATGCAATAGCAAGTTGGGCCTCAAAGGAGATGTACGAAGGAACATTAACATCATCTCAAACAGTCTCTTCTCATCTTCTAGTAGATTCTCCATTTGTCATGGTACGTTCAGTATTGCCATTTCTTATTTACCCAAGCTctgtatatatttgaaatagGATCTTTATGCTTTAGTATTACAAATGAAGCGTATAATTTTTACTCTGCTGACTGTCCATTTGTCATCACTGCATGTACAAAAGCACTACTTAGTACTTTCTGTTTGTTTTGCAGCCCACATGGATAACACAATGTCCATTGCTTTTGCTTGATACAAGAATGCCATATGGAAGTTTGTCAGTAGGTTGTGAGGAGCATTTGGACCCAGCTGGCACGGGATCTTTCTACAATGAAGGGGAGGCTGATATAATTGTGCAACATGTCTTTTCCTTGCTTTATGCTGGTATGTATCCCTATAATTACACCAAAGCCTTGCTGATAATTTCATATGTGGGTGATGACAGTTTGGATTTTGAAAGTATTTGTCATTACCTTTCGACTAGATAGAGTTGTATTAAAAGTGTGCACAAAAGGTTTTTCAGTTTAAAGCAATCAATACAAGAACTTTCGAACACCTGTAACCAGATTTTGGTTTATTTGATGCAGGTGTTAGCCCATCTGCCATAGCTGTGCAATCTCCTTATGTTGCTCAAGTACAGTTATTGAGGGACAGGCTTGATGAGATTCCAGTGGCTAGAGGGATAGAGGTATCCACCATTGATAGCTTTCAAGGGCGGGAAGCTGATGCAGTAATTATATCAATGGTATGCTTTTGAGAGAGTTGATTTAGCTATGGTCATCAATTGAGAATAGAACAGTTGCTGCATTACTAATATAACTGCTTGTCGAAGGATTTGAATTAGGTGTTATTCTTTTATTGATTGCTTAAAGAAAATAGTATTTCACATAGAAGTTCTTCATTTACGAAAATTCACTTCAGTCCTTGGTCCATATCATGTACATTGTTGTTTCATGTTCAAGATAGGAAGTCCATTTTAAGATAATCACATATCTGATTATTCTTTGTTTTCAGTGTTTTTCATTGTATAAATGCACAGGAAGATATCAAATTAATTTGTTGCTAAAAATTAATGTGACACGCATATTTTTTGTAGGTTCGATCAAACACAATGGGAGCTGTTGGATTTCTAGGGGATAGTCGGAGAATGAACGTTGCCATAACTAGAGCTCGCAAACATGTAGCTGTGGTATGTGACAGCTCAACAATATGTCACAACACCTTCCTGGCTAGGTTGCTTCGCCATATAAGATATTTTGGAAGGGTGAAGCATGCTGAGCCTGGTAGTTTTGGCGGATCTGGGTTAGGCATGAACCCTATGTTGCCTTCTATCAGTTAAAACCACTGGAGCTTACAAGTACTCCAAGCTCAAGTTTATGGATGCCGTGATGTTGTACATTGATTCCCCGGAGATAGGCCTGGGGTTTGATATATTGTTTGGCTGGCAGTTGCTGGAATGTacagaaaattattaaatttgtaaagtcttaaaatgtacatatatacaATACAATACATCCAGGTTCATTTGTCTATATATTCATTTGAAATAGCAATTATGATGATTTCATATGATGAGGTCAGGCGTATGCTTCATGAACTGAAGTGAATAGTGGTTTTGACAAGTTGGCCGTTATGTGTTCCATCCATGGATATTTTTATGCTTGTGGCTTGTGGTTTTGGATGTGTTATGGtgactcagggggacggagggagtaggaaGTTTGCTTTCGGGCTCTGCAACTGCGCTGATATCTAATCTTGAAATTGAATCACTGACATTGTTGACAGTACTTAAAGAAGCCTGAGTATCATCTTTCTTACTACAGCAGAAAACATAATTGTAAACATCTAAATTGTAAACATCTAAATTGATTTACTTTTTGTTAAGTAGTACTCTATATTAATTTAGAAGGAAAATGTACCGCCAAGTACAAGCAACCTGGTCTGGGAATAGTTCATTGGTAACCAAAGTTAACAGAATACTTCACAGTCGAAATGAGATTGAAGGTACAATTAGACACGATAAAGCCCAAAATTAAGGTTGCTCCACAATTTATTTTCCGGTGCTCCTAGTGTAGTAGACACAGACTCCACATGAACTAAATCTCACACCCCCTGCCCCTGCCTCTATTTTGCTGGGGTTCTGCaatttatatattctaaaaggATCCTCTTCTCTTTTGAATGAACAAGTTGGATAAATATGCAGGGGTTGGGATAATTTTATTGTTCTAACATATTCAACGTTTTTTAACCTTGAACCAGTACTTGTCCAGCATTTTTTAACTAATGaaccatattattttaattccaCAACAACAAATGATTCAGAGGAAGAGAAAAGATGTGACAGGTAGCAATATGGTTGCAAAACCAAGAAACCATTCCAaaccaaatcaaaatcacaatatatatatatatatatatatatatatatatatatatatatatatatatatatatgagttaagttccatgtagtccacatatttactgtagtgccgtagaccacgtatgttctgcaactatagaatgccataaaaacattgcaaaatgtatgaaact of Daucus carota subsp. sativus chromosome 3, DH1 v3.0, whole genome shotgun sequence contains these proteins:
- the LOC108214743 gene encoding uncharacterized protein LOC108214743 produces the protein MATYWSSPPTIQPQQQKQLVHTHTLLLHPAYSRFKYPPPRTRNASLFIRCSDTSSAPAETSSKSNVISTRRSVEAPKIKSPKLGKNKIQLKVKDQKNKVVDVRTMYQNGDPLGRRDLGKPVVKWVSQGMKAMASDFATAEIQGEFSEVQQKMGPGLTFVIQSQPYLNAIPMPVGVEAVCFKACTHYPTLFDHFQRELRDVLQDLQSKSLVASWTQTQSWKLLKKLATSAQHKAIARKVSQPKAVQGALGMDIHKVKAIQSRIDDFTTRMSELLRIERDSELEFTQQELDAVPMPDETSDMSKPIEFLVTHGQVEQELCDTICNLIAVNTFIGLGGMHVVVFRVEGHHRLPPTTLSPGDLVCVRTCDSRGAGATSCVQGFVNNLGDDGCSISVALESRHGDPTFSKLFGKSIRIDRIYGLADTLTYERNCEALMMLQKKGLQKKNSSIGTVATLFGDEDDVAWLEENDVVDWAEAEVNGMLDFDKYDKSQRRAIALGLNKKRPMLIIQGPPGTGKTGLLKKIILLSVERGERVLVTAPTNAAVDNMVEKLSDVEIDIVRVGNPARISSTVASKSLAEIVDFRLEDFREEFERKKSDLRKDLRQCLRDDSLAAGIRQLLKQLGKALKKKEKETVRDILTSAQVVLTTNTGAADPLIRRLDTFDLVVIDEAGQAIEPSCWIPMLQGRRTILAGDECQLAPVILSRKASEGGLGISLLERAAKLHDGVLATKLTTQYRMNDAIASWASKEMYEGTLTSSQTVSSHLLVDSPFVMPTWITQCPLLLLDTRMPYGSLSVGCEEHLDPAGTGSFYNEGEADIIVQHVFSLLYAGVSPSAIAVQSPYVAQVQLLRDRLDEIPVARGIEVSTIDSFQGREADAVIISMVRSNTMGAVGFLGDSRRMNVAITRARKHVAVVCDSSTICHNTFLARLLRHIRYFGRVKHAEPGSFGGSGLGMNPMLPSIS